A portion of the Glandiceps talaboti chromosome 13, keGlaTala1.1, whole genome shotgun sequence genome contains these proteins:
- the LOC144444935 gene encoding caspase-7-like: protein MFFIQACQGDEEPDLPMQFPPSDAKFGGVSAKECERYRPVPVWSDFLLGYSTFPGCKSFRYPDSAKGSYYIGKVVKCIKEYHKSLHLLDILTRVNREVAEESGMMVPAPLFTLTKSVYF, encoded by the coding sequence ATGTTCTTTATACAGGCCTGCCAAGGAGATGAGGAACCTGATCTGCCGATGCAGTTTCCTCCCTCTGATGCTAAATTTGGTGGTGTATCAGCTAAGGAATGTGAGCGATACAGACCTGTACCGGTATGGTCGGATTTCTTGTTAGGATACTCCACTTTCCCTGGATGCAAGTCATTCCGATATCCTGACTCAGCTAAAGGCTCATATTACATCGGTAAAGTCGTAAAGTGTATTAAAGAGTACCATAAGTCACTACATCTATTAGATATTTTGACCAGAGTCAACCGTGAAGTTGCAGAAGAGAGTGGTATGATGGTGCCTGCTCCGTTGTTTACTCTAACAAAGAGTGTGTACTTTTAG
- the LOC144444731 gene encoding TAF5-like RNA polymerase II p300/CBP-associated factor-associated factor 65 kDa subunit 5L yields MKRVCGDDISTVVVNYLKKRQYTDNEASFKKEIKQSHFVADMANDVTMAVETCITNTISYTTCDHDPDIYDVQYSRFQTFIEEAVDDYKTELQKLLYPLFVHIYIEMICQGHKATGNDYLYKNQDQFLDVEEQKQLIDNLCGVIQKNDILCKPIVKSFRESRYVIKLSEPCLQYLMRYLQSDDNTVLLKVFNTHIQVQVHGLQNGTLDLQDSGNSETSVSMETEAAKKKSTSSVTLRSLKECIQKVREGPSPLSSILFYSLLNTYQGLNSVSVAKDQKYMCGGFDDSSLKLWSLTPRKLQESPHEVDISRIHCAGDYSQEGYQEEKVGCEHKTLHGHSGPVYGSCFTVDSTYMLSCSEDTTVRLWNLDTFTNVVAYRGHNLPVWDIDMSSAGLYFATASQDNTARLWTLSRNYPIRIFAGHMADVDCVRFHPNCNYIATGSSDRTVRLWSLQDGQPVRLFTGHKGSIYSLAFSPNGKYLASSGEDRKIKLWDLGSGKLLKELRGHTDTVYSLSFSNDSTMLASGGLDSNIRIWDIRHSLNSSQSESTPSQELLGTFPAKTSTIHHVGFVSCNLLLGAGTAVS; encoded by the exons ATGAAGAGGGTGTGCGGTGATGATATCTCTACTGTAGTTGTAAACTATCTAAAGAAACGACAATATACG GACAATGAAGCATCTTTCAAAAAGGAAATAAAACAATCTCATTTTGTAGCAGACATGGCTAATGACGTAACTATGGCAGTAGAAACCTGTATCACCAACACTATATCTTATACTACATG TGATCATGATCCTGATATCTATGATGTTCAGTATTCCAGATTTCAAACTTTTATTGAAGAAGCTGTGGATGATTATAAG ACTGAACTACAGAAGTTACTCTATCCACTATTTGTTCATATCTATATTGAGATGATTTGTCAAGGCCATAAGGCAACAG gGAATGATTATCTCTACAAAAATCAAGATCAGTTCCTAGATGTAGAAGAACAAAAACAGCTGATTGATAATTTATGTGGTGTTATACAAAAGAATGACATCCTATGCAAACCTATTGTGAAAAGTTTCAG GGAAAGTAGATATGTTATCAAGTTATCCGAGCCTTGCTTACAGTATTTAATGAGATACTTACAAAGTGATGACAATACTGTTTTATTGAAAGTTTTTAATACTCATATCCAAGTTCAAG TTCATGGCCTTCAGAATGGAACTCTTGACCTCCAGGACAGTGGTAACTCAGAAACCTCTGTATCCATGGAAACAGAAGCAGCTAAAAAGAAATCAACAAGTTCAGTGACCCTGAGGTCATTAAAAGAGTGTATACAGAAAGTACGTGAGGGCCCATCACCACTGTCGTCTATCTTATTCTATAGTTTGTTAAATACATACCAAGG TTTAAATAGTGTTAGTGTTGCTAAAGACCAGAAGTACATGTGTGGTGGTTTTGATGACTCATCATTAAAACTATGGAGTTTAACACCTAGAAAGTTACAAGAATCCCCACATGAAGTGGACATTTCTAGAATACACTGTGCAGGAGATTACAGTCAGGAGGGATACCAAGAGGAAAA AGTTGGTTGTGAACATAAAACATTACATGGACATAGTGGCCCAGTGTATGGAAGTTGCTTTACAGTTGATTCTACATATATGTTATCATGTTCTGAAGATACTACTG TTCGTTTATGGAATTTAGACACATTTACCAATGTAGTAGCGTACCGTGGTCACAATCTGCCTGTATGGGACATTGATATGAGTTCTGCTGGTTTATACTTTGCGACCGCATCTCAAGATAACACAGCCAGACTATGGACACTATCTAGAAACTATCCTATCAGAATATTTGCAGGACATATGGCTGATGTTGAT tGTGTTCGATTTCATCCAAATTGTAATTACATAGCAACAGGGTCATCTGATAGAACTGTTAGGTTATGGAGTTTACAGGATGGCCAGCCTGTCAGGTTATTTACTGGACACAAG GGCAGCATATACAGCTTAGCATTTTCACCAAATGGGAAGTATCTAGCTTCATCAG GAGAAGACAGGAAGATTAAACTGTGGGACTTGGGTTCTGGTAAATTATTAAAAGAATTAAGAGGACACACAGACACTGTATATAGTCTTAGTTTTAGCAATGACAGTACAATGTTAGCTTCAGGAGGACTGGATAGTAACATTCGTATTTGGGATATCAGACACTCACTCAACTCTAGTCA ATCAGAGAGTACCCCATCACAGGAGTTGTTAGGTACATTTCCAGCCAAGACATCCACCATTCACCATGTAGGCTTTGTTTCTTGTAATCTACTGCTAGGCGCTGGTACTGCTGTGTCATGA
- the LOC144444642 gene encoding squalene synthase-like: MDFVRSFIHPDEVYALLKYKLGGCNSVMPKLDHKSMSPTAKQCYIYLNQTSRSFAAVIQALDGHLRHAVCIFYLVLRALDTVEDDMTIPLEKKIPMLKEFHKHLYEPAWNFTESKEKDKAVLEDFPTISAEFRTLAPVFQDVIADICKRMGVGMTVFMEREVMTNADWNEYCHYVAGLVGIGLSKLFSASQFEDEVIGEDTELSNSMGLFLQKTNIIRDYLEDINDGRKFWPRETWSKYGENLEDFKESKNFEKSVHCLNDLVTNALDHVPDVLKYMSRIKNQSIFNFCAIPQVMAIATLACCYDNQNVFTSVVKIRKGQAVGLMMEATTMDSIKLIMYNYTKEIQKRIPSGDPSAVRTRQITSEILKLSQTDKQSSCNVYLPIYVSGAMLAGAIIYQYWTNVIQVYDDYI, translated from the exons ATGGATTTTGTGCGATCGTTTATCCACCCGGACGAGGTGTACGCCTTATTGAAATATAAACTCGGTGGTTGTAATTCAGTCATGCCAAAACTCGATCAT AAGTCCATGTCTCCAACTGCAAAGCAATGTTATATATATCTGAACCAGACCAGTAGGAGCTTTGCTGCCGTTATACAAGCATTAGATGGACATTTAAG gcatgcagtatgtatattttatttggtaCTACGAGCATTAGACACTGTGGAGGATGACATGACTATTCCATTAGAAAAAAAGATACCAATGTTGAAAGAATTTCATAAACATCTGTATGAACCCGCGTGGAACTTTACTGAAAGCAAAGAGAAGGATAAGGCTGTGCTAGAGGACTTTCCAACA ATTTCCGCTGAATTTAGAACATTAGCACCTGTATTTCAAGATGTGATAGCTGACATCTGTAAACGTATGGGAGTTGGAATGACAGTCTTTATGGAAAGGGAGGTGATGACTAATGCTGACTGGAATGAG TACTGTCATTACGTAGCTGGATTAGTAGGTATTGGTTTATCAAAGCTGTTTTCAGCATCACAATTTGAAGATGAAGTCATCGGTGAGGACACTGAACTCTCCAACTCAATGGGACTGTTTCTacaaaaaaccaacattattcgAGACTATCTTGAAGACATCAATGATGGAAGGAAATTCTGGCCAAGGGAG ACTTGGAGCAAATATGGTGAAAACCTAGAAGATTTCAAAGAgtctaaaaactttgaaaagaGTGTTCACTGTTTGAATGATTTAGTGACTAATGCTTTAGACCATGTACCAgatgtattgaaatatatgtCTAGAATCAAAAACCAGTCTATTTTCAACTTCTGTGCAATACCACAG GTGATGGCTATAGCTACTTTAGCgtgttgctatgacaaccaaaatgtatttacaagtgTTGTGAAAATTCGGAAAGGACAGGCAGTTGGTCTAATGATGGAAGCAACGACCATGGACAGTATCAAACTGATAATGTACAACTATACAAAGgag ATTCAAAAGAGGATTCCTTCAGGTGACCCATCAGCTGTGAGAACAAGACAGATCACTTCTGAAATACTAAAATTGagtcaaacagacaaacagagcaGCTGTAATGTATATTTACCAATATATGTATCTGGAGCTATGTTAGCTGGAGCCATTATCTACCAATACTGGACCAATGTTATACAAGTGTATGATGATTATATCTGA